The Micromonospora sp. WMMD961 genome has a segment encoding these proteins:
- a CDS encoding Type 1 glutamine amidotransferase-like domain-containing protein, with protein sequence MKFLLTSGGISNPSISDALVGLLGKPIAESTALFIPTAVHPFPGGAERAWKAVHGRADIPLTQLGWKSLGLLELTALPTIREENWVPAVREADALLVWGGDVLYLTHWMRQSGLADLLPSLTDTVYVGVSAGSIAVTPHNCDAEFDLGFVPDGSDMAKDADRALGLVDFTLYPHLNHPEMSDTTLSDIQKWASGIPVPTYAIDDNTAIRVVDGTVDVVSEGEWALINP encoded by the coding sequence ATGAAGTTCCTTCTCACCTCGGGGGGCATCAGCAACCCGAGCATCTCCGACGCGCTCGTCGGCCTGCTGGGCAAGCCGATCGCCGAGTCCACGGCCCTGTTCATTCCCACAGCTGTCCACCCCTTCCCCGGCGGGGCGGAGAGGGCGTGGAAGGCGGTTCACGGTCGGGCCGACATCCCGCTGACCCAGCTGGGTTGGAAGTCCCTGGGGTTGTTGGAGCTCACCGCGCTGCCGACCATCCGAGAAGAGAACTGGGTCCCGGCGGTCCGGGAGGCCGACGCCCTCCTCGTCTGGGGCGGCGACGTGCTGTACCTGACCCACTGGATGCGCCAGTCGGGCCTGGCCGACCTCCTGCCGTCGCTGACTGACACGGTCTATGTGGGGGTCAGCGCCGGGAGCATCGCGGTCACGCCGCACAACTGCGACGCCGAGTTCGATCTCGGGTTCGTCCCGGACGGCAGCGACATGGCGAAGGACGCCGACCGGGCGTTGGGGCTGGTGGACTTCACGCTGTACCCCCACCTCAACCATCCGGAGATGTCGGACACCACGTTGTCCGACATCCAGAAGTGGGCGTCCGGCATCCCGGTCCCGACGTACGCCATCGACGACAACACCGCCATCCGTGTGGTCGACGGCACCGTCGACGTCGTCTCCGAAGGCGAGTGGGCACTGATCAACCCCTGA
- a CDS encoding RNA polymerase subunit sigma-70: MSADVRDLAEVDEPVFSGLAQRHRRELHVHCYRMLGSFEDAEDAVQETLLRAWRRRETFEGRSTFRAWLYRIATNACLDLLAKRRPEPATGGEVRWLQPYPDRLLDELPAVDADEPEALAVARETIELAYVVAVQHLAPRPRAALILRDVLGWPAKDVAELLGDSVNSVNSALQRARAGMREHLPAERQDWTGGDGDAGTRELVRRFTEASVATDIGRLTTMLRDDVRCSMPPTPGLHVGRDAVVNDWIQDGFDGMTGLRGVPTSVNRQPAVAFYHWREQENAYLPLTLDVLRITGGAITEITTFHDDQFPRLDLPERLPADGTK, translated from the coding sequence ATGAGTGCGGATGTGAGGGACCTCGCCGAAGTCGACGAGCCGGTGTTCTCGGGGTTGGCGCAGCGGCACCGGCGGGAGCTGCACGTGCACTGCTACCGGATGCTCGGGTCGTTCGAGGACGCCGAGGATGCCGTGCAGGAGACGTTGCTGCGGGCCTGGCGGCGGCGGGAGACCTTCGAGGGGCGCTCGACGTTCCGGGCGTGGCTGTACCGGATCGCCACCAACGCCTGCCTGGACCTGCTCGCCAAGCGTCGCCCGGAACCCGCCACCGGCGGTGAGGTGCGGTGGTTGCAGCCATATCCGGATCGGCTGCTCGACGAGTTGCCGGCGGTCGACGCGGACGAGCCGGAGGCGCTCGCCGTGGCGCGCGAAACGATCGAGCTGGCGTACGTGGTCGCCGTCCAGCACCTCGCGCCGCGCCCACGGGCCGCGCTGATCCTGCGCGACGTGCTCGGCTGGCCGGCGAAGGACGTCGCGGAGCTGCTCGGCGACTCCGTCAACTCGGTGAACAGCGCGCTGCAACGGGCCCGCGCCGGCATGCGGGAGCACCTGCCCGCCGAGCGGCAGGACTGGACCGGTGGCGACGGGGACGCCGGGACGCGCGAGTTGGTACGCCGCTTCACCGAGGCCAGCGTGGCCACCGACATCGGCCGACTCACCACGATGCTGCGCGACGACGTGCGCTGCTCGATGCCACCCACCCCGGGCCTGCACGTCGGCCGGGACGCGGTGGTCAACGACTGGATCCAGGACGGCTTCGACGGCATGACCGGCCTGCGCGGCGTCCCCACCTCCGTCAACCGGCAGCCCGCCGTCGCGTTCTACCACTGGCGAGAGCAGGAGAACGCGTACCTGCCGCTGACGCTCGACGTCCTACGCATCACCGGAGGAGCGATCACCGAGATCACCACCTTCCACGACGACCAGTTCCCACGGCTCGACCTGCCGGAGCGGCTGCCGGCGGACGGCACGAAGTGA
- a CDS encoding DUF6069 family protein, with amino-acid sequence MTSTNAAPASAQTNRRLLGLAGIGLVAAVVAVVATTLAAALAQGVGVDFEIPDGGETIPLAGFAVVTGFFSIVGVVIAVALLRWSARPAERFRWTAVSLTAISLVPPLLAGANTATTVTLVGLHLVPAAVMIPTLTRSLRARAG; translated from the coding sequence ATGACCAGCACGAACGCCGCCCCGGCGTCCGCTCAGACCAATCGCCGACTCCTCGGGCTCGCCGGCATCGGCCTCGTCGCCGCCGTCGTCGCGGTGGTGGCCACCACCCTCGCCGCCGCGCTCGCCCAGGGCGTCGGCGTCGACTTCGAGATCCCCGACGGCGGTGAGACGATCCCGCTGGCCGGGTTCGCCGTGGTGACCGGGTTCTTCTCGATCGTCGGCGTCGTCATCGCCGTCGCCCTGCTGCGGTGGAGCGCCCGCCCCGCCGAACGGTTCCGCTGGACGGCGGTGTCGTTGACGGCGATCTCGCTGGTCCCGCCACTGCTGGCCGGGGCGAACACCGCCACCACCGTGACCCTCGTCGGGCTGCACCTCGTACCGGCGGCGGTGATGATCCCCACCCTGACGCGGAGCCTGCGCGCCCGGGCCGGTTGA
- a CDS encoding DUF2089 domain-containing protein: protein MTEQAMDWQELTSLTRGQPFVVERVRLAGNGVAIEGEFELPQLAQLNVEDQVFVTAFVRCHGSIKEMERIFGVSYPTIKSRLNRITQMLDFVETDPAPSRADVIDRLRRGEITAQEALAELDGRA, encoded by the coding sequence ATGACAGAGCAGGCGATGGACTGGCAGGAACTGACCAGCCTGACGCGAGGGCAGCCGTTCGTCGTCGAGCGGGTGCGCCTGGCGGGCAACGGCGTCGCGATCGAGGGCGAGTTCGAGCTACCGCAACTGGCTCAGCTCAACGTCGAGGACCAGGTCTTCGTCACGGCGTTCGTGCGCTGCCACGGTTCGATCAAGGAGATGGAACGCATCTTCGGGGTGAGCTACCCGACGATCAAGTCACGGCTCAACCGGATCACGCAGATGCTCGACTTCGTCGAGACCGACCCGGCACCGTCGCGAGCCGACGTCATCGACCGGTTGCGCCGCGGTGAGATCACCGCACAGGAGGCGCTGGCCGAGTTGGACGGCCGGGCATGA
- a CDS encoding TetR/AcrR family transcriptional regulator has protein sequence MTFQRARSEEQRAVRRRAILETTSAMLDEMPVAEVTLNELSRRVGLAKTAVLRYFESREAVLLDLMNDRATTWLAELEQELARDVDPDRSATQRAEQLADVLSRSLAAQTVLCDLFGAQGGVLEHNVSVEAARRHKRASLGNLAVMAGLIRRHLPEVGDRAELFCLNALIMGGALSAYTSPPPSLLAVYESEPALAVHHVDLRTALRLAIITSLVGMLPRS, from the coding sequence ATGACGTTCCAGCGGGCGCGCAGCGAGGAGCAGCGTGCGGTCCGGCGCCGGGCGATCCTGGAGACGACCTCGGCGATGCTCGACGAGATGCCGGTGGCCGAGGTGACCCTGAACGAGCTGAGCCGGCGGGTCGGCCTGGCCAAGACGGCGGTGCTGCGCTATTTCGAGTCCCGCGAGGCGGTGCTGCTCGACCTGATGAACGACCGGGCGACGACCTGGCTGGCAGAGCTGGAGCAGGAACTGGCCCGCGATGTCGACCCGGACCGGTCCGCGACGCAACGGGCGGAGCAGCTGGCCGACGTGCTCAGCCGGTCGCTCGCCGCCCAGACGGTGCTCTGTGATCTCTTCGGCGCACAGGGCGGGGTGCTCGAGCACAACGTCTCGGTCGAGGCGGCCCGCCGACACAAGCGGGCCTCCCTGGGCAACCTCGCGGTGATGGCCGGCCTCATCCGGCGACACCTGCCCGAGGTCGGCGACCGGGCCGAACTGTTCTGCCTGAATGCCCTGATCATGGGTGGCGCGCTGTCCGCCTACACCTCGCCGCCGCCGAGCCTGCTCGCCGTCTACGAGTCCGAGCCGGCGCTCGCTGTCCACCATGTCGACCTGCGGACAGCCCTGCGGCTCGCGATCATCACGTCGCTCGTCGGCATGCTGCCGCGCTCCTGA
- a CDS encoding SDR family NAD(P)-dependent oxidoreductase, which translates to MKWTEQQIPRQDGRVAVVTGANTGLGFETARRLAERGASVVLAVRDTAKGKLAAARINGDVSVRELDLTSLDSVRAAAAGLRASHPRIDLLINNAGVMFTPKQSTRDGFEMQFGTNHLGHFALTGLLLDLLLPVPGSRVVTVSSNGHRIRAAIHFDDLQWQRSYSRVAAYGQSKLANLMFTYELQRRLTAHGTTVAVAAHPGLSSTELGRNTPAVVRRPATLLASTIAQPATAGALPTLRAATDPSVLGGQYYGPDGLGEVRGYPRLVTSSPESYDLTVQQRLWAVSEDLTGVRFPVGRAAVAA; encoded by the coding sequence ATGAAGTGGACCGAGCAGCAGATTCCGCGCCAGGACGGCCGGGTGGCCGTGGTCACCGGCGCCAACACCGGGCTGGGCTTCGAGACCGCCCGGCGGCTCGCCGAGCGCGGGGCGTCGGTCGTGCTGGCCGTGCGGGACACCGCGAAGGGGAAGCTGGCCGCCGCTCGGATCAACGGTGACGTCTCCGTACGGGAACTGGATCTGACCTCGCTGGACTCGGTGCGCGCCGCCGCGGCCGGCCTGCGCGCCTCCCACCCGCGGATCGACCTGCTGATCAACAACGCCGGCGTGATGTTCACCCCGAAGCAGAGCACCCGCGACGGCTTCGAGATGCAGTTCGGCACCAACCACCTGGGCCACTTCGCGCTCACCGGCCTGCTGCTCGACCTGCTGCTGCCGGTGCCCGGCTCCCGGGTCGTCACGGTCAGCAGCAACGGCCACCGCATCCGCGCCGCCATCCACTTCGACGACCTGCAGTGGCAGCGCTCCTACAGTCGGGTCGCCGCCTACGGTCAGTCCAAGCTTGCCAACCTGATGTTCACCTACGAGTTGCAGCGCCGGCTCACCGCCCACGGCACCACCGTCGCGGTGGCCGCACACCCCGGGCTCTCCAGCACCGAGTTGGGCCGCAACACCCCGGCGGTCGTCCGCCGACCGGCAACCCTGCTCGCCTCGACGATCGCCCAGCCCGCGACCGCAGGCGCGCTGCCCACCCTGCGGGCCGCCACCGACCCGTCCGTCCTCGGTGGGCAGTACTACGGCCCCGACGGCCTGGGTGAGGTGCGCGGCTACCCGAGGCTGGTCACGTCCAGCCCCGAGTCCTACGACCTGACCGTGCAGCAACGCCTCTGGGCCGTCTCGGAAGACCTCACCGGCGTGCGGTTCCCGGTGGGCCGGGCAGCCGTCGCGGCGTGA
- a CDS encoding DUF6518 family protein yields MRPGDRTVALASVVGGFLLGVLDFCWIKWLPFPVAELGNSTATWAVAAFLFGYWVRSGWLRAALGATVLLVVAVPSYYLAAALLQGDDLAVLWSPSSLVWMFFGVLAGVVFGTAGTWARGTGWRQVVGAALPAAVFFEEAARFAGKATDPGYSSGAWWNVAIDLALGLLIVVLTGGSHRRRALVVAVAVPLAAAILVSFALVGGALS; encoded by the coding sequence ATGCGACCTGGTGATCGGACGGTGGCCCTCGCCTCCGTGGTGGGCGGTTTCCTGCTCGGCGTCCTCGACTTCTGTTGGATCAAGTGGCTGCCGTTCCCCGTCGCCGAACTCGGCAACTCGACCGCGACCTGGGCTGTCGCCGCCTTCCTCTTCGGATACTGGGTGCGGTCCGGGTGGCTACGCGCCGCGCTCGGCGCCACCGTCCTGCTCGTCGTCGCGGTGCCCAGCTACTACCTCGCGGCCGCACTCCTGCAAGGCGACGACCTCGCGGTGCTCTGGTCGCCGTCGTCGCTGGTCTGGATGTTCTTCGGGGTGCTCGCCGGGGTGGTGTTCGGCACCGCGGGGACGTGGGCGCGGGGCACGGGCTGGCGGCAGGTCGTCGGGGCGGCGCTGCCGGCAGCGGTGTTCTTCGAGGAGGCCGCCCGGTTCGCCGGCAAGGCGACCGACCCCGGCTACTCCTCAGGGGCCTGGTGGAACGTCGCCATCGACCTGGCGCTGGGCCTGCTGATCGTCGTGCTGACCGGCGGATCACATCGTCGGCGGGCACTCGTCGTCGCGGTAGCCGTGCCACTGGCCGCCGCGATCCTGGTGAGTTTCGCGCTGGTAGGTGGGGCCCTCTCCTAA
- a CDS encoding dihydrofolate reductase family protein has protein sequence MGLVHIELFATLDLVAQAPGGPEEDPAGFPFGGWQAPLLDEVAGAQVAAAYEGTDALLLGRRTYDIFAAYWPHQEGGQDDDIATLFNSVPKYVASRGTPDLSWAGSTQLGPDLAGAVREIRDRHEHVKVVGSLNLVQTLLREKLFDRLDLWVHPIVLGVGKKVFDGGEVPTNLTLLEPPVASAKGTVYLRYGLADGTPATGDMAAPDRGARHDN, from the coding sequence CGTCCACATCGAACTGTTCGCGACCCTCGACCTCGTCGCGCAGGCGCCCGGCGGTCCCGAGGAGGATCCGGCGGGGTTCCCGTTCGGCGGCTGGCAGGCGCCGCTGCTGGACGAGGTAGCCGGAGCGCAGGTCGCGGCCGCGTACGAGGGCACCGACGCTCTCCTGCTCGGCCGGCGGACGTACGACATCTTCGCCGCCTACTGGCCGCACCAGGAGGGCGGCCAGGACGACGACATCGCCACGCTCTTCAACAGCGTCCCGAAGTACGTGGCGTCCCGGGGCACGCCCGACCTCTCGTGGGCCGGGTCCACGCAGCTCGGCCCGGACCTGGCCGGCGCGGTGCGCGAGATCCGGGACCGGCATGAGCACGTGAAGGTCGTCGGCAGCCTGAACCTGGTGCAGACCCTTCTGCGGGAGAAGCTCTTCGACCGTCTGGACCTGTGGGTGCACCCGATCGTGCTCGGCGTCGGCAAGAAGGTGTTCGACGGTGGCGAGGTGCCCACCAACCTCACGCTTCTCGAACCGCCGGTGGCCAGCGCGAAGGGCACTGTCTATCTGCGCTACGGGCTGGCCGACGGCACGCCCGCCACTGGCGACATGGCGGCACCCGATCGCGGTGCCCGGCACGACAACTGA